One genomic segment of Salinigranum rubrum includes these proteins:
- a CDS encoding DUF4013 domain-containing protein codes for MIEESLRYLRSSEEWIKTVLIGGVLTLFGILIIPLFIVVGYYVRVLRGTMHDESEPPVFDDWGEMLMDGLKGFAIYLVYGLIPGIIGAVIAFVGVGGAVAGNSGAAGVVGGLVALVGFLVALVLGLAAAYVVPAALANFVEKDDVMAGFAFGEIRDVITTKAYAMGWLTAFALLLGAGILTSVLSIVPIIGTVIGVFVTFYAAVAAFYVIGHTWADVHPVDLHEEDEMPGQQPAI; via the coding sequence ATGATCGAAGAATCACTCCGATATCTACGCAGCAGCGAAGAGTGGATCAAGACCGTCCTCATCGGGGGCGTACTGACCCTCTTCGGTATCCTCATCATCCCCCTGTTCATCGTGGTGGGCTACTACGTCCGCGTTCTCCGCGGTACGATGCACGACGAGAGCGAGCCGCCGGTGTTCGACGACTGGGGCGAGATGCTCATGGATGGGCTGAAGGGCTTCGCCATCTACCTCGTCTACGGGCTCATCCCCGGCATCATCGGCGCGGTCATCGCGTTCGTCGGTGTCGGCGGCGCCGTCGCCGGTAACTCGGGCGCTGCGGGCGTCGTCGGCGGACTGGTCGCCCTCGTGGGCTTCCTCGTCGCGCTCGTCCTCGGTCTCGCGGCGGCGTACGTCGTGCCGGCCGCGCTCGCGAACTTCGTCGAGAAGGACGACGTGATGGCCGGGTTCGCCTTCGGCGAGATCCGTGACGTCATCACGACCAAGGCGTACGCGATGGGCTGGCTGACGGCGTTCGCGCTGCTCCTGGGTGCGGGTATCCTCACCTCCGTCCTGAGCATCGTCCCCATCATCGGGACCGTCATCGGCGTCTTCGTGACGTTCTACGCGGCGGTCGCGGCGTTCTACGTCATCGGCCACACCTGGGCCGACGTCCACCCCGTCGACCTCCACGAGGAGGACGAGATGCCCGGCCAGCAGCCTGCCATCTGA
- a CDS encoding DUF4013 domain-containing protein: MLSDALSFPRGGDDWLSTLLVGGILTVLSFLILPAFVLQGYLVRVLDHAARGEHTPPSFTQWGSLLVDGLKMFVVNLVYGLVVLIPLALLLGGLFIVVPGEPVPMEPGATPSPPSGGAGGLVVLVLLVVVVAVTGLLLAYLLPAALANFAIEGNLGAAFALRTIASGAFTGDYAVAWLLALVVGIVGGLVGSALSAVVVGFFVLFYVQVILYYLVGRGFAAGLSKKRWAEP, encoded by the coding sequence ATGCTCTCCGATGCACTGTCGTTCCCCCGTGGAGGCGACGACTGGCTGTCGACCCTCCTCGTCGGTGGTATCCTGACCGTCCTCTCGTTCCTGATCCTCCCCGCGTTCGTCCTGCAGGGGTATCTCGTCCGGGTGCTCGACCACGCCGCCCGTGGCGAACACACCCCGCCGTCGTTCACCCAGTGGGGATCGCTCCTCGTCGACGGGCTGAAGATGTTCGTCGTGAACCTCGTCTACGGACTCGTCGTGCTGATTCCGCTCGCCCTGCTCCTCGGAGGCCTGTTCATCGTCGTCCCCGGCGAACCGGTTCCGATGGAGCCGGGGGCGACCCCCTCGCCGCCGTCGGGCGGTGCGGGTGGACTCGTCGTCCTCGTCCTCCTCGTCGTGGTCGTCGCCGTCACCGGCCTCCTGCTCGCGTATCTCCTCCCGGCGGCGCTGGCGAACTTCGCCATCGAGGGGAACCTCGGCGCGGCGTTCGCCCTGCGGACCATCGCGTCGGGGGCGTTCACGGGCGACTACGCCGTCGCGTGGCTGCTCGCGCTCGTCGTCGGCATCGTGGGGGGTCTCGTCGGCTCCGCGCTCTCGGCGGTCGTCGTCGGGTTCTTCGTCCTCTTCTACGTCCAGGTGATCTTGTACTACCTCGTGGGACGGGGGTTCGCCGCCGGCCTGTCGAAGAAGCGGTGGGCCGAGCCCTGA
- a CDS encoding helix-turn-helix domain-containing protein, whose translation MRACDAPPSTADALRLTLEVWHPDCWVLQTTRQAAVGLLSYGVFTRTDGCATTLFTLYGDTTSALDDGVSAIRSASAVFDVASMTRDHRGRGQTHGRLQAGNATRELLVDHDGTTQISEAFTDRGFVPAEAVDARDDTEHWTLLTQHDRETVERLLDEVRAGWDATIAVTSITRGIRASERPPLPLDRLSSRQREVFRYARANGYYEHPRETDVSAIATALGLSSSTVHEHLRKAEAALLGTRFD comes from the coding sequence ATGCGCGCATGCGACGCGCCGCCCTCGACGGCGGACGCCCTTCGGCTCACGCTGGAGGTGTGGCATCCCGACTGCTGGGTCCTCCAGACCACGCGGCAGGCAGCGGTCGGCCTCCTCAGCTACGGCGTCTTCACCCGAACTGACGGCTGTGCGACCACGCTGTTCACCCTCTATGGGGACACGACGTCCGCACTCGACGACGGCGTCTCGGCCATCCGTTCGGCGTCGGCCGTGTTCGACGTCGCCAGTATGACTCGTGACCACCGCGGACGCGGGCAGACGCACGGTCGGCTTCAGGCGGGCAACGCGACCCGTGAACTCCTCGTCGATCACGACGGGACCACGCAGATCAGCGAGGCGTTCACCGACCGCGGCTTCGTCCCCGCCGAGGCGGTGGACGCCAGGGACGACACGGAGCACTGGACGCTGCTCACGCAGCACGATCGGGAGACGGTCGAGCGGCTCCTCGACGAGGTGCGTGCGGGGTGGGACGCGACCATCGCTGTGACCAGCATCACGCGCGGGATACGGGCGAGCGAGCGCCCGCCACTGCCGCTCGACCGCCTGTCGAGCCGACAGCGCGAGGTGTTTCGCTACGCCCGGGCGAACGGCTACTACGAACACCCGCGCGAGACGGACGTGAGCGCGATCGCGACGGCGCTGGGGCTGAGCAGTTCGACCGTCCACGAGCACCTGCGGAAGGCCGAGGCCGCTCTGCTCGGCACGAGGTTCGACTGA
- a CDS encoding mRNA surveillance protein pelota, whose translation MRIVSRGRGEEGRERMTLVPENVDDLWHLSYVLEPGDLVSGDTTRRIQRNDEQMRDTGGEREHLHVTLSVEDVEFARFANRLRVGGEIVGCSREDQLGHHHTLNVEERSEITVEKRFKPDQVDRIEAAEQATENPDVAIVTVEEGEAYIHTVAQYGTEEYASFTRPTGKGDYARPRTELFDEVGKALSHLDVDAVILAGPGFTKNDARDYISNEYPDATEKIIKTVDTSGVGDRGVHEVLKRGAVDDVQEQTRIAEESRLIDDLMDGIAEGAKIAYGIEETAEAAEFGAVEHLLVLDSRLRDERQGEGDWDVDVNDVIETVEQKGGDVTVFSAEFAPGQQLKNLGGIAALLRYRLQ comes from the coding sequence ATGCGCATCGTGAGCCGGGGTCGCGGCGAGGAGGGACGCGAGCGGATGACGCTCGTCCCCGAGAACGTCGACGACCTCTGGCACCTCTCGTACGTGCTCGAACCGGGCGACCTCGTCTCGGGCGACACCACCCGACGCATCCAGCGCAACGACGAACAGATGCGGGACACGGGCGGCGAGCGCGAACACCTCCACGTCACCCTGTCGGTGGAGGACGTCGAGTTCGCCCGCTTCGCCAACCGGCTCCGCGTGGGGGGCGAAATCGTCGGCTGCTCCCGCGAGGACCAACTCGGCCACCATCACACGCTGAACGTCGAGGAGCGCTCCGAGATCACGGTCGAGAAACGCTTCAAGCCCGATCAGGTCGACAGAATCGAAGCGGCCGAACAGGCGACCGAGAACCCCGACGTCGCCATCGTCACCGTCGAGGAGGGCGAAGCGTACATCCACACCGTCGCCCAGTACGGTACCGAGGAGTACGCCTCGTTCACCCGGCCGACCGGAAAGGGCGACTACGCCCGTCCCCGAACCGAGTTGTTCGACGAGGTGGGGAAGGCGCTGTCGCACTTGGACGTCGACGCGGTCATCCTCGCCGGCCCGGGTTTCACGAAGAACGACGCCCGCGACTACATCTCGAACGAATACCCGGACGCGACCGAGAAGATAATCAAGACGGTCGACACCTCGGGCGTGGGCGACCGGGGCGTCCACGAGGTGCTCAAACGCGGCGCCGTCGACGACGTGCAGGAGCAGACGCGCATCGCCGAGGAGTCGCGGCTCATCGACGACCTGATGGACGGTATCGCCGAGGGGGCTAAAATCGCGTACGGCATCGAGGAGACGGCCGAGGCCGCCGAGTTCGGCGCGGTCGAACACCTGCTCGTCCTCGATTCGCGGCTGAGAGACGAACGCCAGGGCGAGGGCGACTGGGACGTCGACGTGAACGACGTCATCGAGACGGTCGAACAGAAGGGCGGCGACGTGACCGTCTTCTCGGCCGAGTTCGCCCCCGGCCAGCAGTTGAAGAACCTCGGCGGCATCGCGGCGCTGTTGCGGTATCGGCTCCAGTGA
- a CDS encoding iron transporter, producing MPDNPEKQRSDEVDENQLQQSRTEGEAYLTSVTYMATTVANDGGTTAAGDYVVGYAQEEAEPMYRLVDEGEFELDEPDEENCHLEVVVADREDHRFVPHCGVTVSLERAGEEFGPFDLSFLWHPGVYHYGSNVEVPESGTYDMHVTVEPPEFHRHDEQNGDRYGETVEVTFEEIDVETGQD from the coding sequence ATGCCCGACAATCCAGAGAAGCAGCGGAGCGACGAGGTCGACGAGAACCAGCTTCAGCAGTCCCGAACCGAGGGAGAAGCCTACCTGACATCGGTCACGTACATGGCCACGACCGTCGCCAACGACGGGGGGACGACGGCTGCGGGGGACTACGTCGTCGGCTACGCACAGGAGGAGGCCGAACCGATGTACCGACTCGTCGACGAAGGGGAGTTCGAACTCGACGAACCCGACGAGGAGAACTGTCATCTCGAAGTCGTCGTCGCCGACCGCGAGGACCACCGGTTCGTCCCACACTGCGGCGTCACGGTCTCGCTCGAACGAGCGGGCGAGGAGTTCGGTCCCTTCGACCTCTCGTTCCTGTGGCACCCCGGCGTCTATCACTACGGGTCGAACGTCGAGGTCCCGGAGTCGGGAACCTACGACATGCACGTGACGGTCGAACCGCCCGAGTTCCACCGTCACGACGAGCAGAACGGCGACCGGTACGGCGAAACCGTCGAAGTCACCTTCGAGGAAATCGACGTCGAGACCGGGCAGGACTGA